A genomic window from Pyxicephalus adspersus chromosome 2, UCB_Pads_2.0, whole genome shotgun sequence includes:
- the LOC140322406 gene encoding protocadherin gamma-B5-like: MRKDSVIANIAKDLGLDIKQLSSRKLRIVSRDSEKYFYVHLDNGNLYVKDRIDRETLCRAAATCFLAFDAVVENPFNIFKVKIDIQDINDNPPVFYPDTFTMRMTLLTLISDHLSSVLASGGDLSTFSGQIQYSIVEEMRKDSVIANIAKDLGLDIKQLSSRNLRIVSRDSEKYFYVNVDNGENDFTYVNSKQEVPVENLIDADDSGLGNENEKDTSSNTAIQNKTLGLQFLSYTSERRCLTNKQKNTELEIHWYFVENPFNIFKVKIDIQDINDNPPVFYPDTFTIEINEMSLTGTRFALRHAEDPDIGVNSVQTYKLSDNSHFSLSQKIRSDGFKSPELVLEKSLDQESQNVHELILTALDGGNPVRSGTAVIQIIVTDVNDNFPIFSQEVYKVSVNENVPVNTTIFNVNATDKDAGTNGLITYSFTKTSGNVHPSGLFSIQSKSGEIKISKKLDYEETMNYELSVQAKDGGGLVSHCEVLVEVIDENDNTPEISITSLSSPISEDSAPGTMIAFIEVHDKDSGENGEVDCNILEETPFSLILSSENYYRIVTTSNLDRETVSSYNITVIARDRGSPPLSSRRIIRLEISDVNDNPPIFMKSSHVVYVPENNLPGASIYRVEASDYDYGENAKIFYSVYSEELPVSSYFSVNMENGVLYAQRSFDYEQHKEFIVQVNARDNGSPSLSSNSTLVIRIVDRNDNEPKILYPENGGSAVFEIVPIVSEPGSLITKVVAVDADVGHNAWLSYHFIQMSEPSYFTISEHSGEIRTSRPFQEKEILKHKVVVMVKDNGDPSLSPTVTINLLIADSFQQAAPKKSSNQIDENHQTNLQLYLVIAVAIISFLFIITVMLIFISKCKQPKPTPYLGPISTNLYPTVDPRILSMYSDGNLTLPYSYNVCVALDSCENDFTYVNSKQEVPVENLIDADDSGLGNENGKDTSSNTAIQVNIS; encoded by the exons atgagaaaagactcTGTGATAGCAAATATTGCCAAAGATCTGGGATTAGATATTAAACAGCTCTCATCTAGAAAACTGCGCATTGTATCCCGGGactcagaaaaatatttttatgtacatcTAGATAATGGAAACCTGTATGTAAAGGACAGGATAGATAGAGAGACTCTGTGTAGGGCAGCAGCTACCTGTTTCCTAGCATTTGATGCTGTGGTTGAAAATCCTTTCAATATTTTCAAAGTCAAAATAGATATTCAGGATATTAATGACAATCCTCCAGTGTTTTATCCTGACACATTCACTATGAGAATGACTTTACTTAC TTTGATATCAGACCATTTATCCTCAGTTCTAGCTTCTGGTGGAGATTTAAGCACAT TCTCTGGTCAGATTCAGTATTCCATTgtagaagaaatgagaaaagactcTGTGATAGCAAATATTGCCAAGGATCTTGGATTAGATATTAAACAGCTCTCATCTAGAAACCTGAGAATTGTATCTCGAGACtcagagaaatatttttatgttaatgtagATAATGGTGAGAATGACTTTACTTACGTAAACTCCAAACAAGAAGTTCCCGTAGAAAATCTAATTGATGCTGACGACTCAGGACttggaaatgaaaatgaaaaggacACATCTTCAAACACCGCCATACAG AACAAAACATTAGGATTGCAGTTCCTCAGTTACACCTCAGAGCGCCGCTGTTTGACCAATAAGCAGAAAAATACAGAACTGGAGATCCACTGGTATTTTGTTGAAAATCCTTTCAATATTTTCAAAGTCAAAATAGATATTCAGGATATTAATGACAATCCTCCAGTGTTTTATCCTGACACATTCACTATAGAGATAAATGAAATGAGTTTAACAGGAACAAGATTTGCTTTACGTCATGCAGAAGATCCGGACATTGGTGTTAATTCTGTACAGACATATAAGCTCAGTGataattcacatttttcattaagTCAGAAGATTAGAAGTGATGGATTTAAATCTCCTGAGCTTGTATTAGAGAAATCATTGGATCAAGAATCACAAAATGTTCATGAACTCATTTTAACAGCCCTGGATGGAGGCAATCCAGTGAGATCTGGAACAGCTGTAATACAAATCATTGTTACTGATGTTAATGATAATTTCCCAATATTTTCCCAAGAAGTTTACAAAGTTAGTGTGAATGAGAACGTTCCAGTGAATACTACTATATTCAATGTAAATGCAACAGACAAAGATGCTGGTACAAATGGGCTAATTACTTATTCTTTCACTAAAACATCAGGGAATGTCCATCCTTCTGGCCTTTTCAGTATTCAATCCAAAAGTGGTGAAATCAAAATAAGCAAGAAGTTGGATTATGAAGAGACAATGAATTACGAACTGTCTGTTCAAGCTAAAGATGGAGGAGGACTTGTTTCACATTGTGAAGTATTAGTAGAAGTGATAGATGAGAATGACAACACTCCAGAGATATCCATCACCTCATTGTCCTCACCTATTTCTGAGGATTCTGCACCTGGAACAATGATAGCCTTCATTGAAGTTCATGATAAAGATTCAGGAGAAAATGGAGAAGTTGACTGTAACATTTTGGAAGAAACACCTTTCAGCTTGATATTGTCATCTGAAAACTATTACAGAATTGTGACTACAAGTAATTTGGACAGAGAGACAGTATCTAGTTATAACATCACAGTCATAGCTAGAGACAGGGGATCTCCTCCTCTTTCCAGTAGAAGAATAATCAGACTGGAGATTTCAGATGTTAATGACAACCCAccaatttttatgaaatcttcCCATGTTGTCTATGTACCAGAGAACAACTTACCTGGAGCTTCAATCTACAGAGTAGAAGCTTCAGATTATGATTATGGAGAAAATGCCaaaattttttattctgtatatagtGAAGAATTGCCAGTGTCTTCCTATTTTTCTGTCAACATGGAAAATGGAGTCCTCTATGCTCAGAGATCATTTGACTATGAACAGCACAAGGAGTTTATAGTACAAGTTAATGCCAGAGACAATGGCTCTCCATCACTGAGCAGCAATTCAACATTGGTAATCCGAATAGTGGATCGTAATGACAATGAACCCAAAATTTTATATCCAGAAAATGGTGGATCAGCTGTGTTTGAGATTGTCCCTATTGTATCAGAACCGGGATCTTTAATTACAAAGGTGGTTGCAGTGGACGCAGACGTTGGGCACAATGCTTGGCTTTCTTATCATTTCATACAAATGTCAGAACCATCTTACTTCACCATCTCTGAACATTCCGGAGAAATCAGGACATCTCGTCCTTTTCAGGAAAAAGAAATACTAAAGCATAAGGTTGTGGTTATGGTGAAGGACAATGGAGACCCCTCTCTCTCACCTACAGTCACTATAAATCTTTTAATTGCAGATAGTTTCCAGCAGGCGGCTCCTAAAAAAAGCTCAAATCAAATTGATGAAAATCATCAAACCAATCTACAATTGTATTTGGTCATTGCCGTtgccattatttcttttttatttattatcactgtaatgttaatttttatatCAAAATGCAAGCAGCCCAAACCGACTCCATATCTTGGGCCTATAAGTACAAATTTGTATCCAACGGTCGATCCTAGAATTCTCTCTATGTACAGTGATGGAAACTTAACACTTCCCTACTCATACAATGTTTGTGTAGCTTTGGATTCATGTGAGAATGACTTTACTTATGTAAACTCCAAACAAGAAGTTCCCGTAGAAAATTTAATAGATGCTGATGACTCAGGACTTggaaatgaaaatggaaaggatACATCTTCAAACACCGCCATACAGGTGAATATATCTTAA